The genomic DNA TAAGGTATACGACGACTACGGGCATCATCCTACCGAACTGAGGGCTACCATCGGTGCAATAAGGGATGCCTTTGACGGCAGGATAGTTGTGGTCTTTCAGCCACATCGCTACAGCAGGACCAGGGACCTCTTTGGAGAGTTTCTGGTCTCCTTTGATGGTGTTGATGCCCTGTACCTGATGGATATATATCCGGCAGGGGAAGCCCCGGTTGAAGGGGTGAGTTCAGAAAGGCTCTCCGACGGACTGAAGGATAAGGTCGGATGTGTGAAATACATCAAGGACAGGGATTTTCTAATTGAGGAACTCGGGAGGATGTTGCATGAGGGTGACCTGCTGCTTACCCTTGGTGCAGGGGATGTATGGAAGATCGGTGAGGATCTTCTGAGAAGAGGAGAGTGAACGATGCCTGACAGTAACATCGAAAGTCACTTAAAGCAAAACTTTCAGGGAAGGGTACTGAGGGACATAAGCCTCAAGGAGTACACCTCTTTAAACATCGGTGGCAGGGCTGGGTATCTACTCATGCCGGAAGATCCTCTCAGCCTGAAAAACCTCATTGATTTTCTGACTGAACGGTCCATCGGATATTTCATAATCGGAGGCGGGACCAATCTCCTCGTCCTTGACGGGGGAGTTGATGAAGTCCTCATAAGTTTGAGGAGTTTCCATCGCATGGAGGTTGTTGAGGAGCATGGCGACGATGTGGTGGTCTTTGCCCAGGCAGGGCTTTCACTGCAGGGTCTTGTGCGCTTTTCCGTTAATGAAGGGCTGTCTGGCATTGAGGGCCTTGCAGGGATTCCCGGCACGTTAGGTGGCGCCCTTTTTGGAAATGCCGGTTCCTTCGGTATTGAAATCCATGATGTCGTAAAGAGAATAACGGTTATAGACGGCGGCGGCATGTCGGTAATTGAAGGGGACGAAATAAGGACATCCTATCGCAGTAGTGGTATACCCGGGGGAATCACTATAGTTGGCGCCCATTTTACTTTGAAGAGGGATGATCCCCTTGCCGTCAA from bacterium BMS3Abin08 includes the following:
- the murB gene encoding UDP-N-acetylenolpyruvoylglucosamine reductase translates to MPDSNIESHLKQNFQGRVLRDISLKEYTSLNIGGRAGYLLMPEDPLSLKNLIDFLTERSIGYFIIGGGTNLLVLDGGVDEVLISLRSFHRMEVVEEHGDDVVVFAQAGLSLQGLVRFSVNEGLSGIEGLAGIPGTLGGALFGNAGSFGIEIHDVVKRITVIDGGGMSVIEGDEIRTSYRSSGIPGGITIVGAHFTLKRDDPLAVKKRVAGYIQQKKASQPLDERSAGCVFKNPPDRSAGKLIEDAGCKGMRIGDIEVSARHANFFINLGEGRAVDFLKLMNEVFGRVLDFHGITLVPEIRIIGRRPEESRAG